The Anas acuta chromosome 7, bAnaAcu1.1, whole genome shotgun sequence genome has a window encoding:
- the MINPP1 gene encoding multiple inositol polyphosphate phosphatase 1 isoform X2, producing MLLLIPSPEGEGQARGGRRPPAPPLPAAAAMAPRRAAACLLPLLLAAAASAGLGGYFGTKSRYEEVNPHLVEDPLSLGPVAAGARLPAACAPLQLRALLRHGTRYPTAGQIRRLAELHGRLRRRPPAAAAACPAAAALAAWQMWYEESLDGRLAPQGRRDMEHLARRLAARFPALFAARRRLALASSSKHRCLQSGAAFRRGLGPSLSLGGDEAEIEVNDALMRFFDHCDKFVALVEENETAMHQVNAFKEGPEMRKVLEKVASALCLPVEELNADLVQVAFLTCSYELAIKNVSSPWCSLFSEEDAKILEYLNDLKQYWKRGYGYDINSRSSCILFQDIFQQLDKAVEESKRSEMMIIHGLLFTTPRTDLGRSLLKILFKKL from the exons ATGCTTTTGCTCATCCCAAGCCCGGAGGGCGAGGGGCAGGCGAGAGGCGGCCGCCGCCCTCCcgctcctcctcttcctgcagcCGCCGCCATGGCGCCGCGCCGCGCTGCCGCCTGCCtcctgccgctgctgctggccGCGGCGGCGAGCGCGGGGCTGGGCGGCTACTTCGGCACCAAGTCCCGCTACGAGGAGGTGAACCCGCACCTGGTGGAGGACCCGCTGTCCCTGGGGCCCGTCGCCGCCGGGGCGCGGCTGCCCGCCGCCTGCGCCCCGCTGCAGCTCCGCGCCCTGCTCCGCCACGGCACCCGCTACCCGACGGCCGGGCAGATCCGCCGCCTGGCCGAGCTGCACggccgcctccgccgccgcccgcccgccgccgccgccgcctgccccgccgccgccgccctggCCGCCTGGCAGATGTGGTACGAGGAGAGCCTGGACGGGCGGCTGGCGCCGCAGGGCCGCCGCGACATGGAGCACCTGGCCCGCCGCCTGGCCGCCCGCTTCCCCGCGCTCttcgccgcccgccgccgcctggCGCTGGCCAGCAGCTCCAAGCACCGCTGCCTGCAGAGCGGCGCCGCCTTCCGCCGCGGCCTCGGGCCGTCCCTCAGCCTCGGCGGCGACG AGGCGGAGATCGAGGTGAACGATGCCTTGATGAGGTTTTTCGATCACTGCGACAAGTTCGTCGCCTTGGTGGAGGAGAACGAGACGGCAATGCACCAAGTGAACGCCTTCAAAGAGGGGCCTGAGATGAGGAAGGTTTTGGAAAAGGTAGCAAGTGCCTTGTGTTTGCCGGTGGAGGAGCTAAATGCAG ATCTTGTTCAAGTGGCTTTTCTCACCTGCTCATATGAGTTGGCCATAAAAAATGTGAGCTCCCCATGGTGTTCGCTCTTCAGTGAAGAGGATGCCAAG ATACTGGAATACTTGAATGACCTGAAGCAATACTGGAAGAGAGGATATGGCTATGACATCAACAGTCGCTCCAGCTGCATTTTATTCCAAGATATCTTCCAGCAGTTGGACAAAGCGGTGGAAGAGAGCAAaag